In a single window of the Natronosalvus caseinilyticus genome:
- a CDS encoding CBS domain-containing protein — translation MESDLSVKDTLTTEYVGVSESDTVLGAVQLMREERAGCVLVVRGSEAVGIMTEWDVLGVVEDEDDPSEMTVGEVMSSPVLTIETDRSLTDAADTMASQNIRNLAVEENGELVGVLTQRDVIAVAGSFHGATSQPAAEGVGVTNEGTTTLSDEYATNGGEEFSTQGVCEACGTLTDSLQEANGQLVCVDCRQV, via the coding sequence ATGGAATCGGATCTGTCGGTCAAGGATACCCTGACGACTGAATACGTCGGTGTGAGTGAATCCGACACCGTACTCGGTGCGGTGCAGTTGATGCGCGAAGAGCGCGCCGGCTGCGTGCTCGTCGTTCGTGGGTCCGAGGCCGTCGGGATCATGACCGAGTGGGACGTCCTGGGCGTCGTCGAAGACGAGGACGACCCGAGCGAGATGACCGTCGGCGAGGTCATGTCGTCGCCAGTGCTCACGATCGAGACCGACCGCTCGCTGACCGATGCCGCGGACACGATGGCAAGTCAGAACATTCGCAACCTCGCGGTGGAGGAAAACGGCGAACTCGTCGGCGTGCTTACCCAGCGCGACGTCATCGCCGTCGCGGGGTCGTTCCACGGTGCGACGAGCCAACCGGCCGCCGAGGGCGTCGGCGTCACGAACGAGGGCACCACGACCCTCTCGGACGAGTACGCGACCAACGGCGGCGAGGAGTTCAGCACGCAGGGCGTCTGTGAGGCGTGTGGGACGCTCACCGACTCGCTCCAGGAGGCCAACGGCCAACTGGTCTGCGTGGACTGCCGGCAGGTGTGA
- a CDS encoding GNAT family N-acetyltransferase yields the protein MTVGDDPDLVIEPATSDDLEAVTECWVRLATDQRRHGSVVRPEENRETMRATLGAHQVDDGLLVARDGDRIVGFASFSVEHGALELACTRGLLSNIYVDPDYRGRGLGSALLDRAEASLADRGVDRLVLEAMADNEEARRFYREAGYEPFRVGLERELDRPAENDTHSKDE from the coding sequence ATGACGGTCGGCGACGATCCCGACCTCGTGATCGAACCGGCAACGAGTGACGACCTCGAGGCCGTCACGGAGTGCTGGGTCCGCCTCGCGACCGATCAGCGCCGACACGGCTCCGTCGTTCGCCCGGAGGAAAACCGGGAGACGATGCGGGCGACTCTCGGCGCTCACCAGGTCGACGACGGACTGCTGGTCGCCAGAGACGGGGACCGAATCGTCGGATTCGCGTCCTTCTCGGTCGAACACGGCGCGCTCGAGCTGGCGTGTACGCGTGGCCTGCTCTCGAACATCTACGTCGACCCCGACTACCGCGGTCGGGGACTCGGGTCGGCGTTACTCGACCGCGCCGAGGCCAGCCTCGCCGACCGCGGCGTCGATCGGCTGGTTCTCGAGGCGATGGCCGACAACGAGGAGGCCAGGCGCTTCTACCGCGAGGCGGGGTACGAGCCGTTTCGGGTCGGCCTCGAACGCGAACTCGATCGGCCGGCCGAAAACGATACACACTCAAAGGACGAGTGA
- a CDS encoding HalOD1 output domain-containing protein, which produces MLLSADRSSMNEGVPLSFRIVEAVAREEGVDPVEIEPPEYDALYDVLNPEALDSLFAPREDGTPRSPGEVTFTFCGYEMVVESDGEVTILD; this is translated from the coding sequence ATGCTACTGTCAGCCGACCGATCGAGCATGAACGAAGGAGTTCCTCTTAGTTTCCGTATCGTCGAAGCCGTTGCCAGAGAAGAGGGTGTCGACCCTGTCGAAATCGAACCTCCCGAGTACGACGCTCTCTACGACGTTCTCAATCCTGAAGCGCTCGACTCCCTGTTCGCGCCGCGCGAGGATGGCACTCCGCGGAGCCCCGGCGAAGTAACGTTCACGTTCTGTGGGTACGAGATGGTCGTCGAGAGCGACGGCGAAGTCACTATTCTCGATTGA
- a CDS encoding ribonuclease H-like domain-containing protein, with product MQIENSFLPVRGVGETTEHRLWEHGITHWDEFDGSVVGSTVADRIEAFIDDGRRHLEAGDVSPFAEALPAASRWRFFENVRDDVCYLDIETTGLDASRHDVTTVSVHRRGETRTYVNGQDLTRDRLQSEFDDAAALVTFNGQRFDVPFLETAFDVDASVPHIDLMYPCRKLDLTGGLKRIERDLGIDRDQPDISGRDAIRLWHQYERGDEDALETLVRYNRADTANLEPLMETVAERLHESVFEPVCGRSLE from the coding sequence GTGCAAATCGAGAACAGCTTTCTCCCCGTTCGCGGCGTGGGCGAGACCACCGAGCATCGCCTCTGGGAACACGGCATCACCCACTGGGACGAGTTCGACGGCAGCGTCGTCGGCTCGACCGTCGCCGACCGCATCGAGGCCTTCATTGACGACGGCCGACGCCACCTCGAGGCCGGTGACGTCTCGCCGTTCGCCGAGGCGCTCCCGGCGGCGAGTCGCTGGCGGTTCTTCGAGAACGTTCGCGACGACGTCTGCTACCTCGACATCGAGACGACGGGCCTCGACGCCAGTCGTCACGACGTGACGACAGTGAGCGTCCACCGTCGTGGTGAGACGCGAACGTACGTCAACGGCCAGGACCTCACGCGGGACCGCCTTCAGAGCGAGTTCGACGACGCCGCGGCGCTCGTGACGTTCAACGGGCAGCGCTTCGACGTCCCGTTCCTCGAGACGGCGTTCGACGTCGACGCCTCGGTGCCCCACATCGACCTCATGTACCCCTGTCGCAAACTCGACCTGACCGGCGGGCTCAAACGGATCGAACGGGACCTGGGCATCGACCGCGACCAACCCGACATCAGCGGCCGCGACGCGATTCGCCTCTGGCACCAGTACGAGCGCGGCGACGAGGACGCCCTCGAGACGCTCGTGCGGTACAATCGGGCCGACACCGCGAACCTCGAGCCGCTGATGGAGACGGTGGCCGAACGCCTCCACGAGTCGGTCTTCGAACCCGTTTGTGGACGCAGCCTCGAGTAG
- a CDS encoding DUF7350 domain-containing protein, translating to MNQQEGTADRTGRASSSGARWERRNVLKAGATGCGFALAGCLERLGFEEQSAWNTPPLIEDRPDAVYVPAGEEEMAAYGQGTAGDYAVSLTYTFPHRFWLVSGERHRVDVQTEDTHHLMMTVWDDATGVVLPADLGLEIVDADGDLVHGDAPWSMLAQRMGFHYGDNVTLPEEGSYTARIQVGPVTTRRTGDLEGRLESTETVEIPFEYARADVRDLELISVPEDEQGTRGALEVMSHGSGNGHEGEHDETGSGDGHGNGAAPAFTGPAISNLPGTRLGTERSGDADITAIETDLERLRDDADADADADTYLAVFPRTPYNDVPLPFTSLSATLEADGETLLEEPLVETLDHEFGHHYGLAIDDLTAADRVTVSVDTAPQVARHDGYETAFFDFEPVSFDQ from the coding sequence ATGAATCAACAGGAGGGAACCGCGGACCGCACCGGACGCGCCTCCTCGAGCGGCGCTCGTTGGGAGCGACGCAACGTCCTTAAGGCCGGCGCGACCGGGTGTGGATTCGCGCTCGCCGGCTGCCTCGAGCGCCTCGGCTTCGAGGAGCAGTCGGCCTGGAACACCCCGCCGCTGATCGAGGATCGCCCCGACGCCGTCTACGTGCCGGCTGGCGAGGAGGAGATGGCCGCGTACGGCCAAGGGACGGCGGGCGACTACGCCGTCTCGCTCACCTACACGTTCCCCCACCGGTTCTGGCTCGTCTCCGGCGAGCGTCACCGCGTCGACGTCCAGACCGAGGACACCCACCACCTGATGATGACCGTCTGGGACGACGCGACCGGCGTCGTCCTCCCCGCCGACCTGGGCCTCGAGATCGTCGACGCCGACGGCGACCTCGTCCACGGCGACGCCCCCTGGTCGATGCTCGCCCAGCGAATGGGATTTCACTACGGCGACAACGTCACGCTCCCCGAGGAGGGATCGTACACGGCCCGAATCCAGGTCGGTCCGGTGACGACCCGCCGAACCGGCGACCTCGAGGGACGACTCGAGTCGACCGAGACGGTCGAGATTCCGTTCGAGTACGCCCGCGCGGACGTGCGCGACCTCGAACTGATCTCGGTTCCCGAGGACGAACAGGGGACGCGGGGGGCGCTCGAGGTGATGAGCCACGGAAGCGGGAACGGACACGAGGGTGAGCACGACGAAACCGGGTCGGGCGACGGACACGGAAACGGCGCCGCACCCGCGTTCACCGGACCCGCTATCTCGAATCTCCCCGGAACTCGCCTCGGCACCGAACGGAGCGGCGACGCCGACATCACCGCCATCGAGACCGATCTCGAGCGGCTGCGCGATGACGCGGACGCGGACGCGGACGCAGACACGTACCTCGCCGTCTTCCCGCGCACGCCGTACAACGACGTCCCGCTCCCCTTCACGTCGCTGTCAGCGACTCTCGAGGCCGACGGCGAGACGCTGCTCGAGGAACCGCTGGTCGAAACCCTCGATCACGAGTTTGGGCACCACTACGGGCTGGCAATCGACGACCTGACCGCGGCCGACCGCGTAACCGTCTCCGTCGACACCGCGCCACAGGTCGCTCGCCACGACGGGTACGAGACTGCGTTCTTCGACTTCGAGCCCGTTTCGTTCGATCAGTAA
- a CDS encoding Hsp20/alpha crystallin family protein gives MALPRNAPSSWIQGLDFPSRLFETQSTDYELYEEEDDFVLSVEMPGFDREEISVSWDDGMLNVAANREDDQRGQRKTYHRRFRFPKNVVEEEITAQYRNGILEVRLPVETGATVSGTEIEVQG, from the coding sequence ATGGCACTGCCACGAAACGCACCAAGCTCCTGGATTCAGGGACTCGACTTCCCGAGCCGACTCTTCGAGACCCAGAGTACCGATTACGAACTGTACGAGGAGGAGGACGATTTCGTCCTGAGCGTCGAGATGCCGGGTTTCGATCGCGAGGAAATTAGCGTCTCGTGGGACGACGGCATGCTCAACGTCGCCGCGAACCGCGAGGACGACCAGCGCGGTCAGCGGAAGACGTACCACCGACGGTTCCGCTTCCCGAAGAACGTCGTCGAGGAGGAGATCACCGCTCAGTACCGGAACGGCATCCTCGAGGTGCGTCTTCCGGTCGAGACCGGCGCGACCGTTAGCGGCACCGAAATCGAGGTTCAGGGCTGA
- a CDS encoding CDC48 family AAA ATPase, which yields MYLTVKQLKNRDPGSGMAVIDRNALGELGVSSGDFVTIDGGDGERTVARVWPSDSEDAGRGLIRIDGQLRHEANVRIDDRVAVEPADVEPARSVTIALPQNIQISGDVGAHVRDKLVDQAVTEGQTVAFSIGFGLFSSRSGRRIPVRIVDTEPSGTVVVRNTTKIDTVGEDGDSITVSDPDADDVSAPTVTYEDIGGLEDELEQVREMIELPMRHPELFHTLGIEPPKGVLLHGPPGTGKTLMAKAVANEIDAHFKTISGPEIMSKYYGESEEQLREVFEEAEENAPAIVFIDELDSIAPKREEVGGDVERRIVAQLLSLMDGLEERGQLTVIATTNRVDAIDPALRRPGRFDREIEIGVPDRVGREEILRIHTRGMPLTEDVDLDQYAENTHGFVGADLENLARESAMRALRRVRPELDLDAETIDADVLEAIEVTNDDVRAALKGIEPSALREVFVEVPDVSWSDVGGLDDAKQRLQETVQWPLEHSDAYERVGLEPAKGVLLYGPPGTGKTLLAKAVASEAQSNFISIKGPELLNKYVGESEKGVREVFSKARENAPTVVFFDEIDSIATERGRGVGESNVGERVVSQLLTELDGLEELEDVVVVATTNRPDLIDEALLRPGRLDRHVEVSEPDDDARRAIFEIHTRDKPLAEDVDLETLTERTEGYVGADVEALCREAATIAVREYVRTDDPGEVDEIELTMDHFEAALEDVDSSPKPIPAE from the coding sequence ATGTACCTCACGGTGAAACAGCTCAAGAACAGGGACCCGGGCAGTGGAATGGCCGTAATCGACCGCAACGCGCTGGGCGAGCTGGGCGTGAGCAGCGGAGATTTCGTGACCATCGACGGTGGTGACGGCGAACGGACGGTCGCTCGCGTCTGGCCCAGCGATAGCGAGGACGCCGGCCGCGGGCTGATCAGGATCGACGGCCAACTTCGCCACGAGGCGAACGTGCGGATAGACGACCGCGTCGCCGTCGAACCCGCGGATGTCGAGCCGGCTCGGTCGGTGACGATCGCGCTTCCCCAGAACATTCAGATCAGCGGTGACGTGGGAGCACACGTTCGGGACAAACTCGTCGATCAGGCGGTAACTGAGGGGCAGACAGTCGCTTTTTCGATCGGCTTCGGACTGTTTTCGAGCAGGTCCGGTCGGCGGATTCCCGTTCGGATCGTCGACACCGAGCCGTCGGGAACGGTCGTCGTTCGCAACACCACGAAGATTGACACCGTCGGCGAGGACGGCGACTCGATCACCGTGTCCGACCCCGACGCCGACGACGTCTCCGCACCGACGGTAACCTACGAGGACATCGGCGGCCTCGAGGACGAACTCGAGCAGGTTCGCGAGATGATCGAGTTGCCGATGCGCCACCCCGAACTGTTCCACACGCTCGGCATCGAACCGCCGAAGGGCGTCTTGCTCCACGGTCCGCCCGGCACCGGGAAGACCCTGATGGCGAAGGCCGTCGCCAACGAAATCGACGCCCACTTCAAGACGATCTCCGGCCCGGAGATCATGTCGAAGTACTACGGCGAGAGCGAAGAGCAGCTCCGCGAGGTGTTCGAGGAAGCCGAGGAGAACGCCCCGGCGATCGTCTTCATCGACGAACTCGACTCTATCGCCCCCAAGCGCGAAGAAGTCGGTGGCGACGTCGAGCGCCGGATCGTCGCCCAACTGCTCTCGCTGATGGACGGCCTCGAGGAACGCGGTCAACTCACCGTCATCGCGACGACCAACCGGGTCGACGCGATCGACCCCGCGCTCCGTCGTCCCGGTCGGTTCGACCGCGAGATCGAGATCGGCGTCCCCGACCGCGTCGGCCGCGAGGAGATCCTCCGGATCCACACCCGGGGGATGCCGCTGACCGAGGACGTCGACCTCGACCAGTACGCCGAGAACACCCACGGCTTCGTCGGCGCCGACCTCGAAAACCTCGCCAGAGAGAGCGCGATGCGCGCGCTTCGCCGCGTTCGGCCGGAACTGGACCTCGACGCCGAGACGATCGACGCCGACGTTCTCGAGGCGATCGAGGTGACGAACGACGACGTGCGGGCGGCGCTCAAGGGAATCGAGCCCTCGGCGCTGCGAGAGGTGTTCGTCGAGGTTCCCGACGTTTCGTGGAGCGACGTCGGCGGCCTGGACGACGCCAAACAACGCCTCCAGGAGACGGTACAGTGGCCGCTCGAACACTCCGACGCCTACGAGCGCGTCGGTCTCGAACCCGCCAAAGGCGTCCTCCTGTACGGGCCGCCGGGGACCGGGAAGACGCTGCTCGCCAAAGCTGTCGCTAGCGAGGCCCAGTCGAACTTCATCTCGATCAAGGGTCCCGAACTGCTGAACAAGTACGTCGGCGAGTCCGAGAAGGGCGTCCGCGAGGTGTTCTCCAAAGCCCGCGAAAACGCTCCGACGGTCGTCTTCTTCGACGAGATCGACTCCATCGCGACCGAACGCGGTCGGGGCGTGGGCGAGTCGAACGTCGGCGAACGGGTCGTCTCTCAGCTCCTGACCGAACTCGACGGCCTCGAGGAACTCGAGGACGTGGTCGTCGTCGCGACGACGAACCGGCCGGACCTCATCGACGAGGCCCTGTTGCGGCCGGGAAGACTGGACCGTCACGTCGAGGTGTCCGAGCCCGACGACGACGCCCGCCGCGCGATCTTCGAGATTCACACCCGCGACAAGCCGCTGGCCGAAGACGTCGACCTCGAGACGCTCACGGAACGGACCGAAGGCTACGTCGGCGCCGACGTCGAGGCCCTCTGTCGGGAGGCGGCGACGATCGCCGTGCGCGAGTACGTCCGGACGGACGACCCGGGTGAGGTCGACGAGATCGAACTCACGATGGACCACTTCGAAGCGGCGCTCGAGGACGTCGACTCGAGCCCGAAGCCGATCCCCGCGGAGTAA
- a CDS encoding SCO family protein has protein sequence MDRRTYLGGLSTAGLAGVAGCLGSIEGVLGEDEPEPGRGNWGDGQTALDAPTEDRGDPVHPIYGQEMPSFSFPDPLTGGTVSSSDLEGEKSYLMTFFYTSCPDGACPALLLRLRRAQADAVENDYVDDLELLAITFDPDRDTPEVLEAYAGQQGADLEVGNWHFLRPEDNETAQTTLNDKFGMRLERVEDHEAAGHGDGNESEDDEDHENDTEGTDDDSNDSSGHENDSSENEHDHGDYAFTHINLILLVNEHGVVERSYPRGTMVDTSKVLEDVRTVVGQ, from the coding sequence ATGGACAGACGGACGTATCTCGGCGGTCTCTCGACGGCGGGTCTCGCCGGGGTTGCGGGGTGTCTCGGCTCGATCGAGGGCGTGCTCGGCGAGGACGAGCCCGAACCCGGCCGCGGAAACTGGGGCGACGGCCAGACCGCCCTCGACGCGCCGACCGAGGACCGGGGCGATCCGGTCCACCCGATCTACGGCCAGGAGATGCCGTCGTTTTCCTTCCCGGACCCCCTGACCGGAGGAACCGTCTCCTCGAGCGACCTCGAGGGGGAGAAGTCGTACCTCATGACGTTCTTCTACACCTCTTGCCCCGACGGCGCCTGTCCGGCCCTACTGCTGCGCCTGCGCCGTGCCCAGGCCGACGCAGTCGAGAACGACTACGTCGACGACCTCGAACTCCTGGCGATCACGTTCGATCCCGACCGGGACACCCCCGAGGTGCTCGAGGCGTACGCCGGCCAGCAGGGAGCCGACCTCGAGGTGGGCAACTGGCACTTCCTTCGTCCCGAAGACAACGAGACGGCACAGACGACGCTCAACGACAAGTTCGGGATGCGACTCGAGCGGGTCGAGGATCACGAGGCGGCGGGTCACGGTGACGGGAACGAGAGCGAGGACGACGAAGACCACGAGAACGATACCGAGGGAACCGATGACGATAGCAACGACTCGAGCGGTCACGAGAACGACTCGAGCGAGAACGAACACGACCACGGCGACTACGCCTTCACCCACATCAACCTGATCCTGCTCGTCAACGAACACGGCGTCGTCGAACGCTCCTATCCGCGCGGGACCATGGTCGATACCTCGAAGGTCCTCGAGGACGTACGCACGGTCGTTGGACAGTAA
- a CDS encoding TlpA family protein disulfide reductase has product MRRRDLLAGLGSLGVLATGGVVATTDVSSLQSRIRRRFGEDANQLEVETVDAQGSEAGTISLPSLEQPTFIDFFGTWCAPCIKQMPALVEAHKRLGDEVLFVSVTNENVGSSTGASITEAELADWWAEHDGNWTVGVDRTVELAERYGLQGYPYAVAVDEYGFVQWSEGGIKSADELVAGIERAI; this is encoded by the coding sequence ATGCGCAGGCGCGACCTCCTCGCAGGACTCGGCAGTCTCGGCGTCCTCGCCACCGGCGGCGTCGTCGCCACGACCGACGTCTCGAGCCTGCAGTCTCGCATCCGCCGTCGTTTCGGCGAGGATGCCAACCAACTCGAGGTCGAGACGGTCGACGCCCAGGGGAGCGAGGCCGGGACGATTTCGCTCCCGTCGCTCGAGCAGCCGACGTTCATCGACTTCTTTGGAACGTGGTGTGCGCCCTGCATCAAGCAGATGCCTGCGCTCGTCGAGGCTCACAAGCGACTGGGCGACGAGGTGCTGTTCGTCTCGGTGACCAACGAGAATGTCGGGTCGTCGACCGGCGCCTCGATCACGGAGGCGGAACTCGCCGACTGGTGGGCCGAACACGACGGCAACTGGACGGTCGGCGTCGACCGAACCGTCGAACTCGCCGAGCGCTACGGGCTCCAGGGCTACCCGTACGCGGTCGCCGTCGACGAGTACGGCTTCGTCCAGTGGTCCGAGGGGGGCATCAAATCGGCCGACGAACTGGTCGCCGGTATCGAGCGCGCGATCTGA
- a CDS encoding cytochrome c biogenesis CcdA family protein, whose protein sequence is MVDLAFVSTVAFAVGAGIATFFSPCAYPLLPGYVGYYASRTEDAEPTLGGSLARGIVAGAGVIITFLVLLGATFVVGHETLSNITLFEPIVGALLIVFGLMVVAGRAPSLSFALPKRRSSVLGFGVFGAGYALAAAGCVAPLFIGVLTSALSLSAGAGALVLIAYVGSVTGLMISLTVATGMGLVAGAGWIAAHTGTIERLAGAVMIVAGLGQLYLAIVILEVL, encoded by the coding sequence ATGGTCGATCTCGCCTTCGTGTCGACGGTCGCGTTCGCAGTGGGCGCCGGTATCGCGACCTTCTTCTCCCCGTGTGCGTACCCGCTGCTTCCCGGCTACGTCGGCTACTACGCGAGCCGAACCGAGGACGCCGAGCCAACGCTCGGGGGTTCGCTCGCTCGCGGGATCGTCGCCGGTGCCGGCGTCATCATCACGTTTCTGGTCCTGCTCGGGGCGACGTTCGTGGTCGGCCACGAGACGCTCTCGAACATTACCCTGTTCGAACCGATCGTCGGCGCGTTGCTGATCGTGTTCGGGCTTATGGTCGTCGCCGGACGGGCGCCCTCGCTATCGTTCGCGCTTCCGAAACGCCGTTCGAGCGTCCTCGGGTTCGGCGTCTTCGGCGCCGGGTACGCGCTCGCGGCGGCCGGTTGCGTCGCGCCGCTGTTCATCGGCGTCCTGACCAGCGCGCTCTCGTTATCGGCGGGCGCTGGCGCACTCGTCCTCATCGCGTACGTGGGGAGCGTTACCGGGCTCATGATCTCGCTCACCGTCGCGACGGGGATGGGACTCGTCGCCGGGGCGGGGTGGATCGCGGCGCACACGGGAACGATCGAGCGCCTCGCTGGCGCAGTCATGATCGTCGCCGGCCTCGGGCAACTCTACCTCGCGATCGTGATCCTCGAGGTGCTGTGA